The Cellulophaga sp. L1A9 genome window below encodes:
- a CDS encoding polysaccharide lyase family 7 protein: MINFRKNILFFLTIVIFTSVSAICQEKTNSVAESDSKIEKKKKKKKKKVKLPNIDLSHWKVTLPSLNDEGKPYEISPPEINNFAGIEEAKPYMYIDSVKGAIVFHAMPTDSKTANTKYTRSELREQMVPGDNNTNWTFEQGGRMKGKLAIEEVTKDADGKYHRVIIMQIHGRLTNEQKELIGAKDNNAPPILKIYWDKGKIRVKTKVLKNKAVNNTAILYDEAWDDDEGYNFPTEVGFRKFTLEVKVEKGKMVIILNNSEYAVYEGVDINRWNVFENYFKAGNYFQSKDEDSFAKVKYYELEVSH, translated from the coding sequence ATGATAAACTTCCGAAAAAACATATTATTCTTTTTAACAATAGTAATTTTTACTTCTGTTAGCGCTATTTGTCAGGAAAAGACAAATAGCGTAGCAGAATCGGATTCTAAAATTGAAAAGAAAAAGAAGAAAAAGAAGAAAAAAGTTAAACTTCCTAATATAGATTTAAGCCATTGGAAAGTAACACTGCCTTCTTTAAATGATGAAGGAAAGCCTTACGAGATAAGCCCGCCAGAGATTAATAATTTTGCAGGTATAGAGGAGGCAAAGCCTTATATGTATATAGATTCTGTTAAAGGAGCGATAGTTTTTCACGCTATGCCAACGGACTCTAAAACAGCAAACACTAAGTATACTAGATCCGAACTTAGAGAACAAATGGTGCCAGGTGATAATAATACCAACTGGACCTTTGAGCAAGGTGGGAGAATGAAAGGTAAACTTGCTATAGAAGAGGTTACGAAAGATGCTGATGGAAAATATCATAGAGTTATTATAATGCAAATTCATGGTAGATTAACTAATGAACAGAAAGAATTAATAGGAGCAAAAGATAACAATGCTCCTCCTATATTAAAAATATATTGGGATAAAGGGAAGATTAGAGTAAAGACGAAAGTTTTAAAAAATAAAGCAGTCAATAATACGGCTATTTTATATGATGAAGCTTGGGATGATGACGAAGGATACAATTTCCCAACAGAAGTAGGTTTTAGAAAATTTACACTTGAAGTGAAAGTTGAAAAAGGTAAAATGGTAATTATTTTAAATAATTCAGAATATGCCGTTTATGAAGGTGTTGATATAAATAGGTGGAATGTTTTTGAAAACTATTTCAAAGCTGGGAACTATTTTCAAAGTAAAGATGAAGATTCTTTCGCTAAGGTGAAGTATTATGAATTAGAAGTTTCCCATTAA
- a CDS encoding PKD domain-containing protein, with amino-acid sequence MNLLKKGIFALLITGAIVSCEDDDTIVDPIESTSGTGLTEITFPEIPTSSVSASGDGTIITIRPQGLGIDSYVVDFGDLNSTSDIVTIIEDAGTASYDYPNDIAEGTYTITVTAKSDEGFPDVVQTINVTIVPGITAVLSAPDSPIILDENVYAIFSDGIESDGAFIPYTNTISGSDFEDGDAEYNEVEVGDIKNKVTQYSKLHGTVAASISFNPAIVIADVFGTGASADYIHLDLHSVHDIGVDKVKITLGGKTFEQTLINDVWTGLDIDFASEGITQVDEITLELGTSGTASNEATLNVDNIYLYREPLSVPEFTFDEVASDYDVTFANASELATSYSWDFGDGIGSSTEENPTYSYNDDGLEMAYMVTLTTTNFLNKTTFITKEVTVGGASGPINPEIIHGDFNLDDSAMSDAWKIANTTGNSNPFGRSSDGSCAEYDGTDDGSKTRGAKWSSSQSANTDGTAVAGDTRYAYQAITLSPNTDYIFEYEYAIVTGGAETNSVVASILNGHYSDSAEAVASNALVAHVGTESKGKFADNSCTGGTTMKLQFRSNSVGEVAIFIYAVTDKDAYVDNVKVYPAP; translated from the coding sequence ATGAATTTATTAAAAAAAGGAATATTCGCTTTACTAATAACAGGTGCTATAGTCTCATGTGAAGATGATGATACTATCGTTGATCCTATAGAAAGTACATCAGGTACAGGTCTTACTGAAATTACATTTCCAGAAATCCCTACATCTTCGGTTAGTGCTAGTGGAGACGGAACGATAATTACTATAAGACCCCAAGGTCTAGGAATTGATTCTTATGTAGTAGATTTTGGAGATCTAAATAGTACATCCGATATAGTAACGATTATTGAAGATGCAGGTACAGCTTCTTACGATTATCCTAATGATATTGCAGAAGGAACGTATACAATTACGGTAACGGCAAAATCTGATGAAGGTTTTCCGGATGTTGTTCAAACAATTAATGTAACAATCGTACCCGGAATTACTGCGGTATTATCAGCGCCAGATTCGCCAATCATCCTTGATGAAAATGTATATGCTATTTTTAGTGATGGTATTGAAAGTGATGGTGCTTTTATTCCTTATACAAACACCATATCAGGTTCTGATTTTGAAGATGGTGATGCAGAGTATAATGAAGTAGAGGTTGGAGATATTAAAAATAAAGTAACTCAGTATTCTAAGCTTCATGGTACTGTTGCCGCATCTATTAGTTTTAATCCTGCTATTGTTATTGCAGATGTTTTTGGAACAGGTGCTTCTGCGGATTATATTCACTTAGATCTTCATTCTGTTCATGATATAGGTGTTGATAAAGTAAAAATAACATTGGGAGGTAAAACTTTTGAACAAACTTTAATAAATGACGTTTGGACAGGTTTAGATATTGATTTTGCTTCTGAAGGAATTACTCAAGTAGACGAGATAACATTGGAATTAGGGACAAGCGGTACTGCCAGTAATGAGGCAACTCTTAACGTAGATAATATTTATCTTTATAGAGAACCACTTTCAGTTCCTGAGTTTACTTTTGATGAAGTGGCTAGCGATTATGATGTTACTTTTGCAAATGCTTCTGAACTTGCAACTAGTTATAGTTGGGATTTTGGAGATGGTATAGGTAGTTCAACTGAAGAAAACCCTACATACAGTTATAACGATGATGGTTTGGAAATGGCATATATGGTTACATTAACAACTACAAATTTTCTTAATAAAACAACTTTTATTACAAAAGAAGTTACAGTTGGTGGAGCAAGTGGCCCTATTAATCCAGAAATTATTCATGGCGATTTTAATTTAGATGATTCTGCTATGTCTGATGCTTGGAAAATAGCTAATACAACGGGAAATTCAAATCCTTTTGGACGTAGTTCTGACGGATCTTGTGCAGAATATGATGGTACAGATGATGGAAGTAAAACAAGAGGAGCAAAGTGGTCATCTAGCCAAAGTGCTAATACTGATGGTACAGCTGTGGCTGGTGATACTAGATACGCATACCAAGCAATTACATTAAGTCCAAATACAGATTACATTTTTGAGTACGAATATGCTATAGTAACGGGAGGAGCTGAAACTAACAGTGTAGTGGCATCAATCTTAAATGGTCATTATAGTGATAGTGCTGAAGCTGTTGCTAGTAATGCTTTGGTAGCGCATGTTGGGACTGAGTCTAAAGGAAAGTTTGCTGACAATTCTTGTACAGGTGGCACAACAATGAAACTTCAGTTTAGATCTAATTCTGTAGGTGAAGTAGCTATATTTATTTATGCAGTAACAGATAAAGATGCTTATGTAGATAATGTTAAGGTTTACCCAGCACCCTAA
- a CDS encoding RagB/SusD family nutrient uptake outer membrane protein, giving the protein MKYLKNIKYSIVALTGVMLISCDADEFLNPLPDTAIAADGFFQSDDDVLAGIIGVYDAIQGVNENTESNNSDFNRGVQFEYLLTEHRSDNTRSATLEGSRADFHRYVTDANNIQSEDYYQSMYEIVFRANSILSYVDAADAANIAKYTAEAKFLRAYAYFNLIRLYGSDNDAIGGVPLVTAVAESDEDELLFTRATKSVVYEQIVADLQEAVAKLDNSYKARASKAAAQGLLAKVYLSQPTPNYSGAKDLCEDIIAGGSFSLQDNFSDIFYNEMNSEVMFVIRYEFANPNESQGFSSEFTSFNNQGRQDGLNIVNPNLVAAFNANGGTRTSASYVALGDDADLIDPITALPIPQIAEVAKFLPDGTDLSNTDAPTYGTNARLAGNDWIVLRYADVLLMHVEAIMAGTGFANTSAALSSFNAVRNRAGLANDVDGVITQDELLLERRVELAFENQRFFDLLRFGVADAVLEAHSADTDVDDISVYPSYNARALLLPIPSREINLSKGLLNQNPGY; this is encoded by the coding sequence ATGAAATATTTAAAAAATATAAAATATTCAATTGTTGCATTAACAGGAGTGATGCTTATTTCTTGTGATGCAGATGAGTTTTTAAATCCATTGCCTGATACAGCTATTGCTGCCGATGGATTTTTTCAATCAGACGATGATGTGTTGGCTGGAATTATTGGTGTCTATGATGCCATACAGGGGGTAAATGAAAATACAGAATCGAATAACTCAGATTTTAATAGAGGAGTTCAGTTTGAGTATCTTTTAACCGAGCATCGCTCAGATAATACAAGAAGTGCTACATTAGAAGGCTCAAGAGCTGATTTTCACAGATATGTAACAGATGCAAATAACATACAATCAGAAGATTATTATCAATCTATGTATGAAATTGTTTTCAGAGCTAATAGTATCTTAAGTTATGTAGATGCTGCTGATGCAGCAAACATTGCCAAATATACAGCTGAAGCTAAATTTTTAAGAGCGTATGCTTATTTTAATTTAATTAGATTGTATGGGAGCGATAATGATGCTATAGGTGGTGTACCATTGGTAACTGCTGTAGCAGAATCAGATGAAGACGAACTGCTTTTTACAAGAGCTACTAAATCAGTGGTTTACGAGCAAATTGTTGCAGATTTACAGGAGGCTGTCGCTAAATTAGATAATAGTTATAAAGCTAGAGCTTCAAAAGCAGCAGCACAAGGGTTGTTGGCAAAAGTGTATTTATCGCAACCAACACCTAACTATAGTGGAGCAAAAGATTTATGTGAAGATATTATAGCAGGCGGGTCTTTTAGTTTACAAGATAATTTTAGTGATATATTTTATAATGAAATGAATAGCGAAGTTATGTTTGTTATTCGATATGAGTTTGCAAATCCAAATGAAAGTCAAGGTTTTTCTTCTGAGTTTACGTCTTTTAATAATCAAGGGAGACAAGATGGATTAAATATTGTTAATCCTAATTTGGTAGCTGCTTTTAATGCAAATGGAGGAACTAGAACATCGGCTTCGTATGTTGCACTTGGTGATGACGCAGACTTAATTGATCCTATAACAGCGCTACCTATACCACAGATTGCAGAAGTAGCAAAATTTTTACCAGATGGAACGGATTTATCCAATACTGACGCACCAACTTATGGCACAAATGCTCGTCTTGCAGGTAATGATTGGATTGTATTACGTTATGCTGATGTATTATTGATGCATGTAGAAGCAATTATGGCAGGTACTGGTTTTGCTAATACTTCAGCTGCATTAAGTTCATTCAATGCTGTTAGAAATCGCGCAGGTTTAGCTAATGATGTTGATGGAGTAATAACTCAAGATGAATTGTTATTAGAACGAAGAGTAGAATTAGCTTTTGAAAATCAACGTTTTTTCGATTTGTTAAGATTTGGAGTTGCTGATGCTGTATTAGAAGCTCATTCTGCGGATACTGATGTTGATGATATATCAGTGTATCCTAGCTATAATGCTAGAGCATTACTTTTACCAATTCCATCAAGAGAAATTAATTTAAGTAAAGGGCTTTTAAATCAAAATCCTGGTTATTAA
- a CDS encoding SusC/RagA family TonB-linked outer membrane protein has translation MTVKKGDIISFSSIGYGNKKVTISNQRTVNISLTEDASLLDEVVVVGYGTQKKSHLTGAISKVTNENLDQIAVARVDDALVGQVSGVNIQSSNAEAGAAPTITIRGVGSITGASGPAIVVDGIIVDSGFLGTLDMNDVESFEVLKDAASAAIYGSEASNGVLLITTKSGKEGKTKFNYDTFTGYKSAFGSDDYRRSATDWAALEEAETGSISNGNAYALKLIEVTGIDRDWQDVFFNGGFITSQSLSARGGTRDTKFSMALRYLHDEGVVITDDYKVYSAKLKVDSKLTDKLKFGISATPSYSKQRSLPTSIHNPIRQSPWLPIYHTAETLQFIDRDAYPNVTVGDYFREDHLDELDVNGDGSSTTPRTSGDQNPYAQYVEREHYEFKTKILGSTYLTYEILDGLTAKTSLGVTLEDEKRTRWNGTEYHHSNPADYELRNRYKTRLISDNTLSYNKEIGNHEIGVLAGATFQKRNDEISTVNGSGYSNDLLKNLQGATTITKPADGEINLNIRKIGYFARVTYAYANKYLFNASIRRDGSSVFGIDSKWGNFPAVSVGWNASRESFLQNSDFLSNLKFRASYGLTGSENFNVGDGLTNTWPYLALLQSANAITDDGEVTAGFSPRNIANALLQWEASEQFNPGVDFGFFGNRITGSLDYYVKTSEDLLLNQDVSYVTGFNAGIVNKGKVQNSGWELELRSKNVSTEKFSWNSTIIASTNKNELLDFGNDNGNLGVDGFDRNTQWINLVGNPISSFYGYVADTEITTEYWDTPYNRINGQAEDIIVKDLNGDGIITDDDKTILGDPYPDIVWSFTNEFKFGNLDFSFMLQGSQGGQIRNVGDQYFYHFSGATLDGAPETLVANGTIPDVSFLQAKIFTDDIVQSSGYFSLRNVNIGYNLPDDFTSELGISSLRLYVSGQNLIYITSDDYHGFNPEYIDSNNTAITYGSQRAGTPLYSTYSVGLNLNF, from the coding sequence ATAACGGTAAAAAAAGGAGATATAATAAGCTTTTCTTCCATAGGTTATGGGAATAAGAAAGTTACAATATCTAACCAGCGAACTGTAAATATATCTCTGACTGAAGACGCAAGCTTGTTAGACGAAGTTGTTGTGGTGGGGTATGGTACTCAAAAAAAATCTCACCTTACTGGAGCTATTTCTAAAGTGACAAACGAGAATTTAGATCAAATAGCAGTAGCGAGGGTAGATGATGCTCTTGTTGGTCAAGTATCAGGTGTTAATATCCAATCCAGTAATGCTGAAGCAGGAGCAGCTCCTACTATTACTATTAGAGGTGTTGGGTCTATAACTGGAGCTTCAGGCCCAGCCATTGTAGTTGATGGTATAATAGTAGATTCTGGCTTTCTTGGAACTCTAGATATGAATGATGTAGAGTCTTTTGAGGTTTTAAAGGATGCAGCATCTGCTGCGATTTATGGTAGTGAAGCATCCAATGGGGTTCTTCTAATTACTACTAAGTCAGGAAAAGAAGGAAAAACAAAATTTAATTATGACACATTTACAGGGTATAAATCAGCTTTCGGGAGTGATGATTATAGAAGAAGTGCTACCGATTGGGCAGCATTAGAAGAGGCTGAGACTGGTTCCATTTCTAATGGTAATGCTTACGCATTAAAGCTGATAGAGGTAACAGGTATAGATAGAGATTGGCAAGATGTTTTCTTTAATGGAGGCTTCATTACAAGTCAATCTCTTTCTGCAAGAGGTGGTACTAGAGATACCAAGTTTAGTATGGCTTTAAGATATCTTCACGATGAAGGTGTTGTGATAACAGATGATTACAAGGTGTACTCGGCAAAGTTGAAAGTAGATTCTAAATTAACTGATAAACTTAAATTTGGAATTAGTGCTACACCTTCTTATTCAAAACAAAGAAGCTTACCAACCTCTATACATAATCCAATAAGACAATCACCATGGTTACCTATTTATCATACAGCTGAAACACTTCAGTTTATTGATAGAGACGCCTATCCAAATGTTACTGTTGGAGATTATTTTAGAGAAGATCATTTAGATGAATTAGATGTAAATGGTGATGGTTCTAGTACAACACCTCGTACTTCAGGAGATCAAAACCCTTATGCGCAATATGTTGAAAGAGAGCATTATGAGTTTAAAACTAAAATATTAGGTTCTACGTATTTAACTTATGAAATTTTAGATGGGTTAACAGCAAAAACAAGTCTTGGTGTTACTTTAGAAGATGAGAAAAGAACAAGATGGAATGGTACAGAGTATCATCATTCAAATCCAGCAGATTATGAGTTAAGAAATAGATATAAAACTAGATTGATTTCAGATAATACTTTATCTTATAATAAAGAAATTGGTAATCATGAAATTGGTGTATTAGCAGGTGCAACATTTCAAAAGAGAAATGATGAAATTAGCACTGTTAATGGATCAGGATATTCTAATGATTTGCTTAAAAATTTACAAGGAGCAACAACTATTACTAAGCCAGCAGATGGCGAAATTAATCTTAACATTAGAAAGATCGGTTATTTTGCTAGAGTTACTTATGCTTATGCAAATAAGTACTTATTTAATGCCTCTATTAGACGAGATGGTAGTTCGGTTTTTGGTATAGATTCTAAGTGGGGTAATTTCCCTGCAGTATCTGTTGGTTGGAATGCCTCTAGAGAAAGTTTTTTACAAAACAGCGACTTTTTAAGTAATCTAAAGTTTAGAGCTAGTTATGGTCTTACAGGTTCAGAAAACTTTAACGTAGGAGACGGTTTAACTAATACCTGGCCTTACTTAGCACTATTACAGAGTGCCAATGCAATTACTGATGATGGAGAGGTTACTGCAGGATTTTCTCCAAGAAATATTGCCAATGCATTATTACAATGGGAAGCTTCAGAGCAATTTAATCCTGGTGTAGATTTTGGATTTTTTGGTAACAGAATAACAGGTTCATTAGACTACTATGTAAAAACTAGTGAAGACTTATTATTAAACCAAGATGTTTCTTATGTTACTGGATTTAATGCAGGAATTGTAAATAAAGGAAAAGTACAAAATAGTGGTTGGGAGCTTGAATTGAGAAGCAAAAACGTGTCTACAGAGAAGTTTTCTTGGAACTCAACCATTATAGCATCGACCAACAAAAACGAATTACTTGATTTTGGTAACGATAATGGAAACCTAGGAGTTGATGGTTTTGATAGAAATACCCAATGGATAAACTTAGTAGGCAATCCAATATCTTCTTTTTATGGTTACGTTGCAGATACAGAAATAACAACAGAATACTGGGATACGCCATATAATAGAATTAATGGACAAGCTGAGGATATTATTGTTAAAGATTTAAATGGAGATGGTATAATTACAGATGATGATAAGACCATTTTAGGAGATCCTTATCCAGATATCGTTTGGAGTTTTACCAACGAATTTAAATTTGGGAATCTAGATTTTTCTTTCATGTTACAAGGAAGCCAAGGAGGGCAAATAAGAAACGTAGGTGATCAATATTTCTACCACTTTAGCGGAGCCACTTTAGATGGTGCTCCAGAAACATTAGTAGCTAATGGAACTATTCCAGATGTATCATTCCTTCAAGCAAAGATTTTTACAGACGATATTGTTCAAAGCTCAGGATATTTTTCATTACGTAATGTAAATATTGGTTATAACTTACCAGATGATTTTACATCAGAATTAGGTATATCATCCTTACGATTATACGTGTCAGGACAGAATTTAATATATATTACTTCTGATGATTACCATGGCTTCAATCCAGAATATATAGATTCTAACAATACAGCTATAACTTATGGTTCTCAAAGAGCAGGTACGCCTTTGTATAGTACTTACTCAGTTGGTTTAAACCTTAATTTTTAA
- a CDS encoding carboxypeptidase-like regulatory domain-containing protein: protein MNLKTKLLLIAITLLNISLYAQDSYQLKGVVSDANNVPIPGVSVVIDKTTRGTATDFDGNYEIMK from the coding sequence ATGAATTTAAAAACTAAACTATTATTAATTGCAATAACATTGCTTAATATTTCGCTCTATGCGCAAGACAGCTACCAGTTGAAGGGAGTTGTTTCTGATGCAAACAATGTTCCTATTCCAGGAGTTAGTGTTGTTATTGATAAGACAACAAGAGGAACTGCCACAGATTTTGACGGTAATTATGAAATAATGAAATAA
- a CDS encoding transposase — MKHIKNASNKAMTKTELDRFAEKRNNNYPYAVQSWQRNSGELRVYFDFPLDIRKIICTTNLIENINGKIRKTPKIKWHSQLMVPLKNQYGWHSCRLLKSGYFQLKIGG, encoded by the coding sequence ATGAAACATATTAAGAACGCATCCAATAAAGCAATGACCAAAACAGAACTAGACCGATTTGCTGAAAAACGGAATAATAATTATCCATACGCCGTTCAATCTTGGCAAAGAAATTCGGGAGAACTTAGGGTATATTTTGACTTCCCCTTAGATATTAGAAAGATTATTTGTACCACTAATCTTATTGAAAATATAAATGGTAAAATTAGAAAGACACCAAAAATAAAATGGCATTCCCAACTGATGGTACCATTAAAAAATCAGTATGGCTGGCATTCATGCAGATTACTAAAAAGTGGATATTTCCAATTAAAAATTGGGGGTTGA
- a CDS encoding cupin domain-containing protein, whose protein sequence is MSRSSEKYVITKDMEWEVLGGGVSRKFLGYDNQIMMVRVKFETGALGAPHQHFHTQATYCVSGKFEFEIDGVKQIVEGGDGVYIEPNLLHSAVCLEEGELIDTFSPVREDFLSGDAVSYFSDKA, encoded by the coding sequence ATGAGTAGATCTAGTGAAAAATACGTCATTACAAAAGACATGGAATGGGAAGTTCTTGGAGGAGGAGTTTCAAGAAAATTCTTAGGGTATGATAATCAAATCATGATGGTAAGAGTAAAATTTGAAACAGGAGCATTAGGAGCTCCACATCAACATTTTCATACGCAAGCTACCTATTGTGTTTCAGGTAAATTTGAATTTGAAATAGATGGCGTAAAGCAAATTGTAGAAGGCGGAGATGGCGTGTATATTGAGCCTAATTTATTACATAGTGCAGTTTGCTTGGAAGAAGGTGAGTTGATTGACACTTTTAGCCCTGTAAGAGAAGATTTTTTAAGTGGAGACGCCGTATCTTATTTTAGTGATAAGGCATAA